The DNA region AATACTCAATGTATTCCTGTGGTTGAAATTTTCGCCCGCCTTGAGCTTGACCAAACTGAAACGTTTTGAAAGTGGCTCTATCGATAGGTATATTTCTTTTATTCTATGTAAAAACAGGTTGTTGCGTATAAGCGATTTTTTGTTTGTTCTGCGGGACACTGATGTCTTGTGGTTTGATTTATTGACTTAATGTCGAACAACTGACAACACGATTAATACTGATTCCGGATTCAGCAGCTCGGATAGCAAGATTGCGATGAACCTTAAGAGAAATTCTGACCATAAACTTGCCACTATACTTCCGACAAGCAATAGGCTCCGATATTGACTCATTGTTGGCTTCCATATCTGCAACAACTTCCGGCACTAATTTTTGCTATATCATAAATACCAAATAATCTGATAAAGGGACTCTTTGGAAGGCGTTGTCGTTGAATCAATCTATAACTGGTAACAAATCATGGATATGCAAAAAAAGAAAGCTATCGGGATTGCATTAATATTATTGGTGACCACTGCAACAATCGTCGGGCTTTTGTTTGTTGAACCAATCTCGCAGGATATCAAATATCATCAATTTAAAGATTCAAAATTAATTCTGGCAATACCTAATTTTTTAAATGTTGTTTCTAATATTGCTTTTTTTATAGTAGGTGCTCTGGGAGTAATACAACTAAGAGAACCTGACAGATTAAAAATCATCCCTGATATTAAATTTGTATATTATTGTTTATTCTCCGGTATGATATTAGTTGCATTCGGCTCTGGTTACTACCATATCCGGCCTGATAACCAGACATTGGTATGGGATAGATTGCCAATGACGATAGTTTTTATGGCCTTGTTTTCCATTGTCATTAGTGAGTTTATTACAATCCGCATAGGAAAAGCAGTATTTCTGCCACTTATTATATGCGGTATTTCATCCGTACTTTATTGGCATTTTACCGAATTATCAGGAAGGGGTGATTTAAGATTCTATGCAATTA from Pseudomonadota bacterium includes:
- a CDS encoding type II toxin-antitoxin system HicB family antitoxin, with the protein product MEANNESISEPIACRKYSGKFMVRISLKVHRNLAIRAAESGISINRVVSCSTLSQ
- a CDS encoding ceramidase, coding for MDMQKKKAIGIALILLVTTATIVGLLFVEPISQDIKYHQFKDSKLILAIPNFLNVVSNIAFFIVGALGVIQLREPDRLKIIPDIKFVYYCLFSGMILVAFGSGYYHIRPDNQTLVWDRLPMTIVFMALFSIVISEFITIRIGKAVFLPLIICGISSVLYWHFTELSGRGDLRFYAIIQFLPMLLIPIILITFISIYTKASSYWWLLTAYIIAKLFEHFDGQVLTATGLISGHSIKHIAAAFGICILLFSYERRSKLL